The following are from one region of the Mycolicibacterium helvum genome:
- a CDS encoding nuclear transport factor 2 family protein → MSTRRTDDIVEIQQLLARYAVTITQLDVEALVKVFTEDGTYSAFGETYSLGRFPELVEAAPKGLFMTGESLVEFDESDPDAATGTQPLCFIEHSAHDMRIGYYRDTYLRTEQGWRLRTRAMTFIRRTGVHDSGRPHAIGRPAGG, encoded by the coding sequence ATGTCCACAAGAAGGACTGACGATATCGTCGAGATTCAGCAACTGCTGGCCCGCTATGCGGTGACCATCACCCAGCTTGACGTCGAGGCCCTGGTCAAGGTCTTCACCGAGGATGGTACCTACAGCGCGTTCGGTGAAACCTATTCGCTAGGCCGGTTTCCGGAGCTCGTCGAGGCAGCGCCCAAGGGGCTGTTCATGACCGGCGAGTCGCTGGTCGAATTCGACGAGAGCGACCCTGACGCCGCCACCGGAACCCAGCCGCTGTGCTTCATCGAGCACTCCGCCCACGACATGCGCATCGGCTACTACCGCGACACCTACCTGCGGACCGAACAGGGCTGGCGGCTGCGGACCCGCGCGATGACCTTCATCCGGCGCACCGGTGTGCACGATTCGGGCCGTCCGCACGCGATCGGCCGGCCGGCGGGCGGATGA
- the meaB gene encoding methylmalonyl Co-A mutase-associated GTPase MeaB translates to MDVAELIAAARGGNTRAVGRLLSLVESARRDEVLALVGPAVVPVVGVTGPPGAGKSTTIAVLVAAYRERGQRVAVLAVDPSSPYSGGALLGDRIRMAAHINDPGVLIRSVATRGHLGGLAAAVPAAIRLLGALGHDVVLVESVGVGQSEIEIAAVADPTIVILNPGAGDAVQAAKAGLLEVADLVVVNKADRDGAAQTVRDLKFETHVPVLTLVAARAEGVGELIEAIEAHRRADTPARRTARARAQVLSLAQSRLHSHPDLDALADAVADGRCDPYSAAETLIAQGLSPATEPQ, encoded by the coding sequence ATGGACGTCGCCGAGCTCATCGCCGCAGCCCGCGGCGGGAACACCCGCGCTGTCGGGCGACTTTTAAGCCTCGTCGAGAGCGCCCGCCGTGACGAGGTGCTCGCCCTGGTCGGTCCGGCCGTGGTGCCGGTGGTCGGCGTGACGGGTCCGCCTGGTGCCGGTAAGTCGACGACGATCGCGGTGCTGGTCGCGGCGTATCGCGAACGCGGACAACGGGTCGCGGTGCTCGCGGTGGACCCGTCGTCGCCGTACAGCGGCGGGGCTCTGCTGGGTGACCGGATCAGGATGGCTGCCCACATCAACGACCCCGGCGTGTTGATCCGATCGGTGGCCACCCGCGGTCATCTCGGTGGCCTGGCCGCCGCCGTGCCCGCCGCCATCCGGTTGCTCGGCGCGCTGGGCCATGACGTCGTGCTGGTGGAGAGCGTGGGAGTCGGACAGTCCGAGATCGAGATCGCCGCGGTCGCCGATCCCACGATCGTGATCCTCAATCCGGGTGCCGGCGACGCCGTCCAGGCTGCCAAGGCGGGTTTACTTGAGGTCGCCGATCTGGTGGTGGTGAACAAGGCCGACCGGGACGGTGCCGCCCAGACGGTGCGCGACCTCAAGTTCGAGACGCACGTTCCGGTACTGACCCTGGTTGCCGCCAGGGCGGAAGGGGTGGGGGAGCTCATCGAGGCGATCGAGGCCCACCGCCGTGCTGACACGCCGGCCCGGCGCACCGCGCGGGCGCGGGCACAGGTGCTGTCGCTGGCGCAGAGCCGTCTGCACAGCCACCCGGATCTCGATGCTTTGGCCGACGCCGTTGCCGACGGCCGGTGCGATCCCTACAGCGCCGCGGAAACGCTCATCGCACAAGGACTTTCGCCGGCGACCGAACCGCAGTGA
- a CDS encoding enoyl-CoA hydratase/isomerase family protein → MYDMPDEIDVQADGPLRIITLNRPDELNAVNDNLHVGLAKIWEALNEDASARAAVITGSGRAFSAGGDFNYLDELRNDEALRQKTIKHGRDLVIGMVRCRIPVIAAVNGPAVGLGCSLAALSDIVYIAENAFFADPHVSIGLVAADGGPLVWGSQISLLQAKEFALTGVRIKAQRAVELGLANHVVAEPVSEAIACAKKIIELPQQAVEATKRLMNLQLEKSVMASLDYANLAEYVSFGTADFNTIVDGLVEKSAKK, encoded by the coding sequence ATGTACGACATGCCAGACGAGATCGATGTGCAAGCCGATGGCCCGCTGCGCATCATCACGCTGAACCGTCCGGACGAGCTGAACGCCGTCAACGACAACCTCCACGTCGGACTGGCCAAGATCTGGGAGGCGCTCAACGAGGATGCCTCCGCGCGGGCGGCCGTCATCACCGGTTCGGGGCGGGCGTTCTCTGCGGGTGGCGACTTCAACTACCTCGATGAGCTGCGCAACGATGAAGCGTTGCGGCAGAAGACGATCAAGCATGGTCGCGATCTGGTGATCGGCATGGTCCGCTGCCGGATTCCGGTGATCGCCGCCGTCAATGGGCCGGCTGTCGGGCTGGGCTGCAGCCTGGCCGCACTCTCCGACATCGTCTACATCGCCGAGAACGCATTCTTCGCCGACCCGCACGTGTCCATCGGCCTGGTCGCCGCCGACGGCGGCCCGCTGGTGTGGGGATCGCAGATCTCTCTGCTGCAGGCCAAGGAGTTCGCCCTGACCGGTGTGCGCATCAAGGCTCAGCGTGCCGTGGAACTAGGGCTGGCGAATCATGTTGTCGCTGAACCGGTGTCCGAGGCGATCGCGTGTGCTAAGAAGATCATCGAACTGCCGCAGCAGGCAGTCGAAGCCACCAAGCGGTTGATGAACCTGCAGCTGGAAAAGTCGGTGATGGCCTCGCTGGACTACGCGAACCTCGCGGAGTACGTGTCGTTCGGCACCGCCGACTTCAACACGATCGTCGATGGGCTCGTAGAAAAGTCAGCCAAGAAGTAG
- a CDS encoding TetR/AcrR family transcriptional regulator yields MNSPSEEPAWKQRAVERSIRTAKVRAGQRVQRFLDAAQAIITEKGSTDFTVQEVVDRSRQSLRSFYLQFDGKHELLLALFEDALSRAADQIRAATSAQKDPLDRLKVAVTLLFELSRPDPAARRPLFTDFAPQLLISHPTEVKVAHAPLVALFSELMIEAAAAGELREDANPRRMAAMTMQTIMFIAQSSSVEDEEIHTPISGEEVWTFCSQGFARK; encoded by the coding sequence GTGAACAGTCCAAGCGAAGAGCCTGCCTGGAAGCAGCGCGCTGTTGAGCGGTCCATCCGGACCGCCAAGGTGCGTGCCGGGCAGCGCGTGCAGCGATTCTTGGATGCCGCACAGGCCATCATCACCGAAAAGGGCAGCACCGACTTCACCGTGCAGGAAGTGGTGGACCGGTCGCGCCAGTCGTTGCGCAGCTTCTACTTGCAGTTCGACGGTAAGCACGAGCTGCTGCTGGCGCTGTTCGAGGACGCACTGAGCCGCGCTGCCGATCAGATCCGGGCCGCGACATCGGCCCAGAAGGATCCGCTGGACCGGCTCAAGGTGGCCGTCACCCTGCTCTTCGAGCTTTCCCGGCCAGACCCGGCCGCCCGTCGACCGCTGTTCACCGACTTCGCACCGCAACTGCTGATCTCGCATCCCACCGAGGTGAAGGTCGCCCACGCACCGCTGGTCGCGCTGTTTTCCGAGCTGATGATCGAGGCCGCCGCAGCCGGTGAGCTGCGCGAGGACGCGAACCCACGCCGGATGGCGGCCATGACGATGCAGACCATCATGTTCATCGCCCAGTCGAGCTCGGTGGAGGACGAGGAGATCCACACGCCGATCAGCGGCGAAGAAGTCTGGACCTTCTGCTCCCAGGGCTTCGCCCGTAAGTAG
- a CDS encoding SRPBCC family protein, with protein MAFFPKPAAGSWTQNWPELGTGPVDYTDSIDPEQWKLEQQAIFKKTWLQMGRVELIGKKGNYVTRELPSVGPGVSIIIVNDGDEVRAFYNFCRHRGNKLVWNDYPGEEVSGSCRQFTCKYHAWRYSLKGDLTFIQQEGEFFDVDKADYGLVPVRCEVWEGFIFVNFDDNAIGLREYLGEFAEGLEGYPFHEMTEHYSYRSEVNANWKLFIDAFTEFYHAPILHMKQAEREEAEKLAKFGFEALAYDIKGDHSMVSSWGGMSPPKDLNMVKPIERILHSGLFGPWERPDIKGILPDELPPAINPGRHKTWGTDSFEFFPNFTLLFWAPGWYLTYNYWPTAVDKHIFEADLYFVPPTNLRQRLSQELAAVTFKEYAFQDANTLEATQTQIGTGVIKDFPLCDQEILLRHLHMTAHQYVDRYKEAMANGNGSAAAKLMKEDANV; from the coding sequence TTGGCATTTTTCCCGAAACCAGCTGCGGGTAGCTGGACGCAGAACTGGCCCGAACTGGGCACTGGTCCCGTCGATTACACCGACTCGATCGACCCCGAACAGTGGAAGCTCGAGCAGCAGGCGATCTTCAAGAAGACCTGGCTCCAGATGGGCCGGGTGGAACTCATCGGCAAGAAGGGCAATTACGTCACCCGCGAGCTGCCGTCGGTCGGTCCCGGGGTGTCGATCATCATCGTCAATGACGGTGACGAAGTCCGCGCGTTCTACAACTTCTGCCGCCACCGCGGCAACAAGCTGGTATGGAATGACTATCCAGGCGAAGAGGTTTCGGGCTCGTGCCGGCAGTTCACCTGCAAGTACCACGCCTGGCGCTACTCACTCAAGGGTGACCTGACCTTCATCCAGCAGGAAGGCGAGTTCTTCGACGTCGATAAGGCGGACTACGGGCTGGTGCCGGTGCGCTGCGAGGTGTGGGAGGGCTTCATCTTCGTCAACTTCGACGACAACGCCATCGGGCTGCGGGAGTACCTGGGCGAGTTCGCCGAGGGCCTCGAGGGCTACCCATTCCACGAGATGACCGAGCACTACAGCTACCGCTCGGAGGTCAACGCGAACTGGAAGCTCTTCATCGACGCGTTCACCGAGTTCTATCACGCGCCGATCCTGCACATGAAGCAGGCGGAGCGGGAAGAAGCCGAGAAGCTGGCCAAGTTCGGCTTCGAGGCGCTGGCCTACGACATCAAGGGTGACCATTCGATGGTGTCGTCGTGGGGCGGTATGTCCCCACCCAAGGACCTGAACATGGTCAAACCCATCGAACGGATCCTGCACAGCGGACTCTTCGGCCCGTGGGAACGGCCCGACATCAAGGGCATCCTGCCCGATGAGTTGCCGCCGGCAATCAACCCCGGCCGCCACAAGACCTGGGGCACTGACTCATTCGAGTTTTTCCCCAACTTCACGCTGCTGTTCTGGGCGCCGGGTTGGTACCTGACGTACAACTACTGGCCTACCGCGGTGGACAAGCACATCTTCGAGGCCGACCTGTACTTCGTGCCGCCCACGAATCTGCGGCAGCGGCTCTCGCAGGAGTTGGCGGCCGTGACGTTCAAGGAATATGCATTCCAAGACGCCAACACGCTGGAGGCTACCCAGACCCAGATCGGCACCGGGGTCATCAAGGACTTCCCGTTGTGTGATCAGGAAATCTTGCTGCGCCACCTTCATATGACCGCACACCAGTACGTGGACAGGTACAAAGAAGCCATGGCCAACGGAAACGGCTCAGCTGCCGCCAAGCTGATGAAGGAAGACGCAAATGTCTAA
- a CDS encoding acyl-CoA dehydrogenase family protein: protein MDVRLTSEQQQLRAAAAKLADDFGPGSVADLDDKSRRTRLAKTVDATGWRSLRSDGASGVEVALVAEEFARALVDVPFLGPVLSDDLYRLLGTDPLPASIAVGDTVIDADGVGAALRLAGTTVESVEVGGVRDAADLTRVTAAVAGTPEAVGQLTTEQAQRWYALALVITTADLVGAARGTHTLATEYAKVREQYGAAIGSYQAVAHMLADGLALIEGSVSVLRHAAWAVDELPGEQAVEAARVAKIYCARAAFTVAEISIQVHGGIGNTWECLAHIYLRRVLAATEAWPVKLEELTIGLS, encoded by the coding sequence ATGGACGTACGTCTGACGAGTGAGCAGCAGCAGCTGCGCGCCGCCGCGGCCAAGCTGGCCGATGACTTCGGCCCCGGGTCTGTTGCGGACCTGGACGACAAGTCCCGGCGGACCCGGCTGGCCAAAACCGTTGACGCGACCGGCTGGCGGTCGCTTCGTTCCGATGGTGCCAGCGGTGTCGAAGTCGCTTTGGTCGCCGAGGAATTTGCCCGTGCTCTGGTCGACGTGCCGTTCCTCGGACCGGTGCTCTCCGACGACCTCTACCGCCTTCTCGGCACCGATCCGCTCCCGGCGAGCATCGCGGTCGGGGATACGGTCATCGATGCTGACGGTGTCGGTGCAGCATTGCGACTCGCTGGCACCACCGTGGAGTCGGTCGAAGTGGGTGGCGTTCGCGACGCCGCCGATCTGACCAGGGTCACCGCCGCGGTCGCCGGCACCCCTGAGGCGGTGGGGCAGTTGACCACCGAGCAGGCGCAGCGCTGGTACGCCCTTGCGCTCGTGATCACGACGGCCGACCTGGTCGGCGCCGCCCGCGGTACCCACACTCTGGCAACCGAATACGCCAAGGTTCGCGAACAGTACGGCGCGGCCATCGGCTCGTATCAGGCTGTGGCGCACATGCTGGCCGACGGCCTGGCGCTGATCGAAGGGTCGGTCAGCGTCCTGCGCCATGCCGCATGGGCGGTCGACGAGTTGCCAGGCGAGCAGGCCGTGGAGGCCGCCCGCGTGGCCAAGATCTATTGTGCGCGAGCGGCGTTCACGGTCGCCGAGATATCGATTCAGGTGCACGGCGGAATCGGCAACACCTGGGAGTGCCTGGCCCATATCTATCTGCGTCGGGTGCTGGCCGCCACCGAGGCCTGGCCAGTCAAGTTGGAGGAGTTGACCATTGGACTTTCGTGA
- a CDS encoding acyl-CoA dehydrogenase family protein: MTAAAESGTTVEEFRSRLRAWLDANDLTPGPDHSLPAHIEQMSRVRRALYDAGWMRYGWPEEVGGLGGSVIMRMVVAEEVLGRNIAEPGPYSMMEVLVPTMISYARPELAAEMVPRYLRGEEHWCQGFSEPGSGSDLASLSTKATQRGDEWVINGQKVWTSFAQFSKRCVLLTRTGSPDTPKHEGITAFFVDMDSPGIMVRPLHTMHGVDEFCEVYFDDVVVPADRMLGNPGDGWRLANDLLPFERSTCFWQRISYLFTRLDRLTADATDAGDSELGAAYLALHTVRCRSASTQHRFADGAKLGAETSIDKVLLASAEQRLYETARDVLPGVLELDETPWRSEFLYSRSATIYGGTAEIQRNIIARRLLDLGKE; the protein is encoded by the coding sequence ATGACCGCGGCAGCCGAATCCGGTACGACCGTCGAAGAGTTCCGCAGTCGGTTGAGGGCCTGGCTCGACGCGAACGACCTGACGCCCGGTCCGGATCATTCCCTGCCGGCACACATCGAGCAGATGAGCCGAGTCCGCCGGGCCCTGTACGACGCCGGGTGGATGCGATACGGCTGGCCCGAAGAGGTGGGCGGCCTTGGCGGGTCGGTGATCATGCGGATGGTGGTCGCCGAAGAGGTGCTCGGCCGCAATATCGCCGAGCCGGGCCCGTATTCGATGATGGAAGTCCTTGTGCCGACCATGATCTCGTATGCCCGCCCGGAGCTGGCCGCCGAGATGGTGCCGCGCTATCTGCGCGGCGAGGAGCACTGGTGCCAGGGCTTCTCAGAACCTGGCTCGGGTAGTGACCTGGCGTCGTTGTCCACCAAGGCCACCCAGCGCGGTGACGAGTGGGTGATCAACGGCCAGAAGGTGTGGACCAGCTTCGCCCAGTTCTCCAAGCGCTGCGTGCTGCTGACCCGCACCGGATCGCCGGACACCCCCAAACATGAAGGCATCACCGCCTTCTTCGTCGACATGGATTCGCCGGGCATCATGGTGCGGCCGCTGCACACCATGCACGGGGTCGACGAGTTCTGCGAGGTCTACTTCGATGACGTCGTCGTGCCAGCCGATCGCATGCTCGGCAATCCCGGGGACGGCTGGCGACTGGCCAACGACCTGTTGCCGTTCGAGCGGTCGACCTGCTTCTGGCAGCGGATCTCGTATTTGTTCACCCGGTTGGACCGGCTGACCGCCGACGCCACCGACGCCGGGGACTCCGAGCTCGGGGCGGCCTACCTGGCCCTACACACCGTCCGCTGCCGGTCGGCGAGCACCCAGCACCGCTTCGCCGATGGGGCGAAGCTGGGCGCGGAGACCTCGATCGACAAGGTGCTGCTGGCCAGCGCCGAACAGCGCCTCTACGAGACCGCGCGCGATGTACTGCCGGGTGTCCTCGAACTCGATGAGACGCCTTGGCGGTCGGAGTTTCTGTACTCGCGGTCGGCCACCATCTACGGCGGCACCGCCGAGATCCAGCGCAATATCATCGCCCGCCGGCTCCTCGACCTCGGGAAGGAATGA
- a CDS encoding acyl-CoA dehydrogenase family protein, producing MLADTLTKSMTSAAAAGTPNVEDVLADLGWLEMLDEIPAEATALVFRLLGQTGTHAGVVNDVVLAAAGRAPGGTIALPYTGGRWVVWERTDDAHSALDPELPIRTTEAGDEVPLAKGRLALGWWLAGSGRAMLTLARQHAVDRVQFGRPIASFQAVRHRLAETLVAIEGAEATLFAAQDDGSDLACLLAKAAAGQAALTAAKHCQQVLGGIGFTDEHDLHRHVKRVYVLDGLLGSARDLTREAGAVVRSLGHAPRLGNL from the coding sequence ATGCTGGCTGACACGCTGACGAAGTCGATGACCTCCGCGGCTGCCGCAGGAACACCCAATGTCGAGGATGTCCTCGCCGACCTCGGCTGGCTGGAGATGCTCGACGAAATCCCGGCTGAGGCAACCGCTCTGGTGTTCCGGCTGCTCGGCCAGACCGGCACTCACGCCGGTGTGGTCAACGACGTGGTACTCGCGGCGGCCGGACGCGCACCCGGCGGGACGATCGCACTTCCGTACACCGGCGGCCGCTGGGTGGTTTGGGAGCGCACCGACGACGCGCACTCGGCGCTGGATCCCGAACTGCCCATCCGCACCACCGAGGCCGGTGACGAGGTCCCGCTGGCCAAGGGGCGCCTCGCGCTCGGGTGGTGGCTGGCGGGCTCGGGGCGGGCGATGCTGACGCTAGCCCGTCAGCACGCCGTGGATCGGGTCCAGTTCGGCCGACCTATTGCGTCGTTCCAGGCAGTGCGTCATCGGCTGGCCGAGACCCTGGTCGCGATCGAGGGCGCCGAAGCGACCCTGTTCGCAGCCCAGGACGACGGGAGCGACCTAGCCTGTTTATTGGCCAAGGCGGCGGCCGGTCAGGCCGCGCTGACCGCGGCCAAGCACTGCCAGCAGGTGCTCGGCGGCATCGGCTTCACCGACGAGCACGACCTGCACCGGCACGTGAAGCGCGTCTACGTGCTCGATGGGCTGCTCGGTTCGGCACGTGACCTGACCCGGGAAGCGGGTGCGGTCGTTCGCTCGCTGGGGCACGCCCCACGGCTGGGAAATCTGTGA
- a CDS encoding SDR family NAD(P)-dependent oxidoreductase translates to MQISGTSAVVFGGAGGLGEATVRKLHGAGVKVVIADLSDEKGEALAGELEIPYVRTDVTNDDDVLAAIAAAEALGPLRVSVDTHGGPAGGGRLVGKDGSPMEMAAFTKTITFYLTAVFNVMRHVAAAMARQEPDENGARGVIINTASIAAFEGQIGQLPYSAAKGGVVAMTLVAARDLSPLGIRVMSIAPGTINTPAYGKAADQLEAYWGPQVPFPKRMGRSVEYGALALSIAENDYLNGETIRLDGALRFPPK, encoded by the coding sequence ATGCAGATCAGTGGGACTTCGGCCGTCGTCTTCGGTGGCGCGGGCGGCCTGGGCGAGGCGACCGTGCGCAAACTGCACGGGGCAGGGGTCAAGGTCGTAATCGCCGACTTGTCCGATGAGAAGGGCGAGGCACTCGCCGGCGAGCTCGAAATTCCCTACGTGCGCACCGATGTCACCAACGACGACGATGTGTTGGCCGCGATTGCCGCGGCCGAGGCGCTCGGCCCGCTCCGCGTCTCGGTGGACACCCACGGCGGCCCGGCCGGCGGCGGCCGGCTGGTCGGCAAGGACGGTTCGCCGATGGAGATGGCGGCGTTCACCAAGACCATCACCTTCTACCTGACCGCGGTGTTCAACGTTATGCGGCACGTCGCCGCCGCGATGGCCCGTCAGGAGCCCGACGAGAACGGTGCCCGCGGCGTCATCATCAACACCGCGTCGATCGCCGCGTTCGAAGGCCAGATCGGGCAGCTGCCCTACTCGGCCGCCAAAGGCGGTGTCGTCGCGATGACACTGGTTGCTGCACGCGATCTTTCGCCGCTGGGGATCCGGGTGATGTCGATCGCGCCGGGCACCATCAACACCCCCGCATACGGCAAGGCTGCCGATCAGCTGGAGGCATACTGGGGCCCGCAGGTACCGTTCCCCAAGCGGATGGGACGTTCGGTCGAGTACGGCGCACTGGCACTGTCCATCGCCGAAAACGACTACCTCAACGGCGAAACCATCCGGCTGGACGGCGCATTGCGCTTCCCACCGAAGTAG
- a CDS encoding metal-dependent hydrolase family protein — protein sequence MSALHASGSSPRATTLKAAGYVDVDAGEIVRPGIVKVDGDRIVAVGGDIDAESSTVLDLGDAILLPGLMDMEVNLLMGGRGETPGLSQVQDDPPTRVLRAVGNARRTLHAGFTTVRNLGLFVKTGGYLLDVALGKAIDAGWIEGPRIVPAGHAITPTGGHLDPTMFAAFMPGALELTVEEGIANGVDEVRKAVRYQIKHGAQLIKVCVSGGVMSLTGEAGAQHYSDDELRAIVDEAHRRGLRVAAHTHGAEAVKHAVACGIDCIEHGFLMDDEAIQMLVDNDRFLVTTRRLAQAMDVSHAPKELQDKAAVMFPKAETSIKAAYEAGVKIAVGTDAPAIPHGKNADELVTLVEWGMPPAAVLRAATVVCADLINVTDRGRIAEGLLADIIAVPGDPLFDITVTKDVRFVMKGGKVYVHKKD from the coding sequence TTGTCTGCTCTTCACGCAAGCGGTTCATCGCCGCGCGCAACGACCCTCAAGGCGGCCGGGTACGTCGACGTCGACGCGGGCGAGATCGTCCGCCCCGGCATCGTGAAGGTCGATGGCGACCGAATCGTCGCCGTCGGTGGCGACATCGATGCGGAGTCATCGACTGTGCTCGATCTGGGGGACGCCATCCTGCTGCCCGGCCTGATGGACATGGAAGTCAACCTCCTGATGGGCGGCCGGGGGGAAACCCCCGGCCTTTCCCAGGTTCAGGACGATCCGCCGACCCGGGTCCTGCGCGCGGTCGGCAATGCCCGGCGCACATTGCACGCCGGGTTCACCACGGTGCGCAACCTCGGACTCTTCGTCAAGACCGGCGGCTATCTGCTTGACGTCGCATTGGGCAAGGCCATCGACGCCGGCTGGATCGAAGGCCCGCGCATCGTCCCGGCCGGCCATGCCATCACCCCAACCGGCGGCCACCTGGACCCGACGATGTTCGCCGCGTTCATGCCCGGCGCCCTTGAGTTGACGGTCGAGGAGGGCATCGCCAACGGGGTCGACGAGGTCCGCAAGGCGGTGCGGTACCAGATCAAACACGGGGCGCAACTGATCAAGGTGTGCGTCTCCGGCGGTGTCATGTCGCTGACCGGCGAAGCAGGCGCGCAACACTATTCGGATGACGAGCTGCGTGCGATCGTCGATGAGGCACACCGGCGCGGGCTGCGAGTGGCCGCGCACACCCACGGCGCCGAGGCGGTCAAGCACGCGGTCGCATGCGGGATCGATTGCATCGAGCACGGCTTCCTGATGGACGACGAGGCGATCCAGATGCTCGTCGACAATGACCGGTTCCTGGTCACCACTCGCCGCCTGGCCCAGGCGATGGATGTCTCACACGCGCCGAAGGAGTTGCAGGACAAGGCGGCGGTGATGTTCCCGAAGGCCGAGACGTCGATCAAGGCGGCCTACGAGGCCGGGGTGAAGATCGCCGTCGGCACCGACGCGCCCGCGATCCCGCACGGTAAGAACGCCGACGAGTTGGTCACCCTGGTGGAATGGGGCATGCCGCCGGCCGCGGTGCTGCGGGCCGCCACCGTCGTCTGCGCCGACTTGATCAACGTCACCGACCGTGGCCGGATCGCCGAGGGGCTGCTGGCCGACATCATTGCCGTACCCGGTGATCCGTTGTTCGACATCACCGTTACCAAAGACGTTCGCTTCGTCATGAAAGGCGGGAAAGTCTATGTCCACAAGAAGGACTGA
- a CDS encoding acyl-CoA dehydrogenase family protein translates to MDFRDSPDEAAFRQRLRGWLKEQKGKFPTSGDAYWAKAGEWHRALYAAGFFGTSWPQEYGGQGLPTVFDVIVDEEIAKAGAPARPSLGYLVVGLRHHGSEELAQRFLPGMINGTERWCQGFSEPGAGSDLASLTTTATRDGDEYVINGHKIWTSYSDCADWCLVLARTDKEVPKHKGISAFIVTMHQPGIVQRPLKMISGVTKEFGQVEFDGARVPAANMVGAPGDGWKLAMTVVSHEREPSTLGFSARYGKLVRQMASRVTGPAPNELSWAWVQTEMLRLHVRRRLSEQLDGIKHGPDGSLDKLLMTWTEQSVGHAALATVGTDDEELFGAYLYSRAQSVMGGTSQIQKNIIAGRILGLGI, encoded by the coding sequence TTGGACTTTCGTGATTCGCCGGACGAGGCCGCCTTCCGGCAGCGGCTGCGCGGTTGGCTGAAAGAACAGAAGGGCAAGTTCCCGACCTCGGGTGACGCCTATTGGGCCAAAGCAGGAGAGTGGCATCGGGCGTTATACGCGGCCGGCTTCTTCGGCACGTCGTGGCCGCAAGAGTACGGCGGCCAAGGCTTGCCGACCGTCTTCGACGTGATCGTCGATGAGGAGATCGCCAAGGCCGGCGCGCCTGCCCGTCCGAGCCTCGGCTATCTGGTGGTCGGGTTGCGCCATCACGGCAGCGAGGAACTGGCCCAGCGATTCCTGCCCGGCATGATCAACGGCACCGAGCGCTGGTGCCAAGGGTTTTCGGAGCCAGGGGCCGGTTCGGATTTGGCGTCGCTGACCACGACCGCAACCCGCGATGGTGATGAGTACGTCATCAATGGTCACAAGATCTGGACCAGCTACTCCGACTGTGCCGACTGGTGTCTGGTGCTGGCGCGCACCGACAAAGAGGTGCCCAAGCATAAGGGCATCTCGGCGTTCATCGTGACGATGCATCAGCCGGGAATTGTGCAACGGCCGCTGAAGATGATCAGCGGTGTCACCAAGGAGTTCGGTCAGGTCGAGTTCGATGGTGCCCGGGTTCCGGCCGCGAATATGGTCGGTGCGCCGGGTGACGGCTGGAAGCTGGCCATGACCGTCGTCAGCCACGAGCGCGAACCGTCGACGCTGGGCTTCTCGGCGCGGTACGGAAAACTGGTGCGCCAGATGGCGTCCCGGGTGACCGGCCCGGCTCCCAATGAACTGTCGTGGGCCTGGGTGCAGACCGAGATGCTGCGTCTGCACGTGCGGCGGCGGCTCTCCGAGCAGCTCGACGGCATCAAGCACGGTCCGGACGGCTCGCTGGACAAGCTGTTGATGACCTGGACCGAGCAATCGGTCGGCCATGCCGCCCTGGCCACCGTCGGCACCGATGACGAGGAGCTGTTCGGCGCCTATCTCTACAGCCGTGCTCAGAGTGTGATGGGCGGAACGTCACAGATTCAGAAGAACATCATCGCGGGGCGCATCTTGGGATTGGGGATCTAG